The Flammeovirga yaeyamensis genome segment ACCTACTAATGCTAAATCACCTACCATGTCTAACAATTTATGACGTGCAGGTTCATTAGGGTGACGTAACTCTACGTTATTCAAAATACCTTCTTCAGCAACTTCTACTGATGGCAATTCAAACAACTCAGCTAAATCGTCTAAAGTTTCTTGATTTACTACTTGATCAACAACAACAATGGCATTATTAAAGTTACCACCTTTAATAAGGTTGGCTTTTCTTAATGCCTCTACTTCATGTAAGAAACAGAAAGTTCTTGATGATGCAATTTCTGCAGCAAAATCTTCTATATTATTTAAAGCAGCATGCTGAGACCCAAGTACTGGAGAGTTATAATCTACCATTACAGTTAAACGGTAATCGTTTAATGGTAATGCAGCAATTTCTACTTTTCTATCATCTTCCTTATAGAATACTCCTTCTGGAACTTCAAAGAAGTTACGCAAGCTTTGTTGCTCTTCTAAGCCTACTTCCATTAAAGCTTCTACAAATTTAATAGAACTTCCTTCCATAATTGGTGGTTCTGGACCATCAATTTGGATCAAAACATTATCAATTTGTAATCCAACTAGAGCTGCTAAAACGTGCTCAACAGTATTTACTCTTGCTCCATCTTGTTCAATTGTAGTTCCGCGAGAAACATCTACTACATTGTCTACATCACAATCCACTGTTGGCTGACCTTCGATGTCAACTCTTTGAAATTTGTAACCGTGATTTTCTTCCGCAGGTAAAAATACCATTTTACTAATGGCTCCTGTATGAATACCAACACCTTCTACGGTCACTGGCTCTTTAATTGTATGCTGTTTTGTATACATCATTCAATAGGTTTAGCAACTTAAAATTGCTGAACTACTTGGTTTATTCTATTCTAATTAAGTCGGTAAAAGTTACCAGACTACAAACTTAATACTTTTTTTTCAAGATCTCTTACAATTCTTTGCAACTCAGGTAGCTTCCTATACACTGCAAAAGATTTTAAGTGCTCTATAGATGGTATTGCAGGAGAACCCATAATTCTTGTTCCAGCTTGCTCCACACCTTGAGCTAATCCTGATTGTGCTGCAATCATTGTACGATCTGCAACTTTAATATGGCCAGATACACCTACTTGACCACCTACCATACAGTTTTCTCCAATCTCACTTGATCCAGAAACACCTGTTTGTGAAGCAATCACAGTATTTGAACCAATTACTACATTGTGAGCAATTTGAATAAGGTTATCTAGTTTCACTCCCTTTTTCAAAACTGTAGATCCCATTGTAGCTCTATCTACCACTGTATTCGCTCCAACATCAACATTATCTTCTAAAATAACATTACCAATTTGAGGAATAGTTTTATAAGTACCATCTTTTTGAGGTGCGAAACCAAAGCCATCAGAACCAATTACTGCTCCGGCTTGTAGGGTACAGTTGTTACCCAATTTAGAACCATGGCAAACTTTTACCCCTGCATATAAGACGCAGTTATCGCCAATCTCTACACCTTCTCCAATAAATACTTGTGGGTGAATCTTAGCATTTTTACCAATTTTCACACCTTTAGATATATAAGTAAAAGCCCCAACATAAGCTGTCGCTTTATCCATTTCAACAGATTCGTCTATAAAAGCAGGTTGTTCAATACCTACCTTTGCTAAACTCAACATTCTTTGGTACTCTGTTAATAAATCAGTAAATCCTGCATAAGCATCTTCCACTACAATCATTGCACATGGCACTTCCTGTTTTGGAACAAAAGATTTACTTACAATAACCGCACTCACTTTAGTTGAATAAATAAATTCTTCGTATTTCATATTGGCTAAAAACGAGATGGCTCCTTCATCACCTTCTTGAATTTTAGCAATTGTAGAAACTTTTGCATTTGCATCCCCTCCAACTACTTCACCCTGAAGTAGCATTGCAATCTGCTGTACAGTAATTTCTAATTTCATAATGCGGTATTGCCTCTTATTTCTTTATCAGAATATATTAAATTTTTGATCTTTATTCGACCAACGAACAAAAAATCATGCTAAGATACAACTTTGGGTTGGCATAGATAATATTTTGTGACAATTTTAGTTAATGCCTCTATGTTTGATAAGTCAGATGCATTTGAAATATCTAATATATCGCCACTTTTCATTTTCACCTTAATATTCTGTTTATCAGAAGTATAAGCAGCATTACTTACCTTTCCATGTAAACATAAATAGCCAATTTCTTCTTCAGAAAAATTTTTATCCAACAGTGATTTTTTTACTGTATCAATCTTATTTTGATCAAATTCTTCATGTGAAAGTTCACAATCAAATAATTTCCTTTGTAAGATCCCTTTTACCAAAACTTCTAAAACCCTATCTCCAGATGTTTGCCAAGATTTGATAACATTCCAAATATTGTAATCATCTAATTGTAAATAGTGTTCTAAAATTTTAGGATCACTTTCAAAATTCTTTTTAGAAATAGAGTTTTTTAAAAAAAAGCCCAAGTCAGGATCACACATCAATTCCTTACCTTGTTCTATTAAATATTTTGCTCTTTTTATTATATTCTGAAGCATCAACTCTGCAGCTAGGCCTGTTCGATGTAAATAAACTTGCCAATACATCATTCTTCTAGCATTTAAGAAACGATCGATGCTGTAAATTCCTTTTTCCAAAATAACAATCTCATCATCATGAACATCAAGCATTTTGATGATTCTATTTGCACCCACACTTCCCTCGATCACACCAGAAAAGAAACAATCTCTTTGTAAATAATCTAGTCGGTCCATATCCAACTGACTAGATACCATCTGATGAAAAAAATGTCGAGGATACTCACCCGTGAACATTTGAATTGCCATATCTAACTGACCATCCATCTCCTTATTTAATTGATGCATTAAATAAAGAGAAAGCTCTTCGTGATGAACATTTAATAAGATTTTTTCTAATGCATGTGAAAAAGGACCATGCCCAACATCATGAAGTAAGATAGCAATCATTGCTGCTTCTTTTTCCTCCGCAGAAATTGATGTCCCTTTTCTTGCCAATGATTCTATGGCAGATTTCATCAAATGCATGGCGCCCAAAGCATGACTAAAACGAGTATGCTGTGCTCCAGGATATACCACACTCGAACAACCCATTTGCTTTATTCTAGTCAATCTTAAAAAAATGGGATGATTGACAAGCTCTAAGATGAGATCTGACCCAATGGATACAAAACCATAAATAGGATCATTGATAATTTTATACATAGTAATTAAAAGCGTTTTCCTATACTAAAAATCACCTCAGTACGAGAATTGGTAATATCTGTAATAGGATAAATCAAAACTGTATTGCCGTTTTCATCAACAAAGTTGGCATCTAATTGATATGGGCTATGTAAACCTTTCCATTGAGAATATATTACTGCCATATCTATATAGAATGCTTTATTTCTATAACCTAAACCACCAGAGTACAACATTTTACTTTTATCTACTCCAAGGTTGTATTCTTCTTTTTGTGGATCTTGATAGAAAGCATATCCTGCTCTTAGGTTAAAGTTTTTATTTACTCTAAACTCTCCACCCAACCTAATATTGACTGTGTTTCTATACTCCTCATTTAGGATTTCATTATCACCTTCTGTATTATCAGGGAAACCGTCACTATATGGCCCATAATAGGTTTTCATTTTATTGATCTTCATTGCAGTATAACCAACATATTCTACATCAACCGTTAGGAAACCTTTTTTCCCAAAGAAAGTAGAAAAACCGCCAGATGCTCTCCAAGGAGTATTCATATTATAAGTGGTTCTTATTTCTTCATGTCGAGCTGATCTTCTACCATTGTATTTGGCATCAACATCAGATGCATTGGGATTATACAATGGTTTTCCTTCTGGGTTGTAAACGAAAGAAGGATCATCACCTGCAAAATGAGCATCTTGATATTTAGCATCATTCCAAATGTAATTATTATAATCTCTCGTCATAGTTGCTGTGTAAGTGTCTTCCATTGTATGCCATGTAGGAGATGTAATTGTTGCCCCTATACGTAATGCATCAATTGGTCGCCATATCACACCGGTTTGGAGATTAATACCCCAACCATTGGTTCTAAAGTCCTCATTCAAACCAAGATATGTTAACTGACTATCTCTTAACTCTACATAAGAAGATGTTTTGTGATAGTTGGTATACTGAATACCTACCTTTGCTCCTATATAGAACTTATCGTCATAATTTGCTCCATAGGCAAAACTGGTTTCGTATTGACCACCTCGAGTTTCTTCTACTTGAGTTCTTGATGATACAGGCGTGTTTGTAAAACCATTTTTATCTCTATCCAAGATATAGTAATAATTATAGCTTTCGTCATCATCACCATAAATTGGTTTGATTAGATCTAGATAATAAGCCATTTCATCTAAAGCAATAAAAGGATAACCTTGATTATAAAAGCTTTTAGCTTCGTCAAGTCTAAACTTTTCTACTCCAAATGCTGCTTCTTCCAAATAGTTCAACATTGATGTACGATTCGTACCATCTTCTGTGTAAGAAATATGTTGGTTATAATCAGCCAATCGGTTAAATGATATTGAAAAGGCTCCTCCTCTCCAACCTGCACCCTTACCGTTATCAGAAACACTTGCGTGATCCCAAACGATACCAAATTCTGGTAAGAAAAATTTTGACGCATTACCGGTACCTGATGTACCCACCCCACTAGCTGAAGAACCTGTAAAGCCCATACCAGCTGAAAAATGATATTCTGATTTTCTTATAAAACCCAAACCTGCTGGGTTTAATACACCATGCGAAAAGTCACCACCAAGCGATACTCCAGCACCTCCAAGTCCTCTAACCCTGGCTGTACCCATTGGATTTTGCTGCGAAAAATTCACCACATCTTTATAAAACCCAGTGGCAAGATAAGTTTGTCCATTAGTACCCATCGATACTAAAAAAAATATCGTTAAGATGAATAATTTTCTCCCTGTTAGATTATTTATCATAAGTATTTGTGATAATTATTTAGAAAAAATGATAGGAGATAGTTGTTTTTAGTTATTGAATTTAAAAAAAGGATGCTTCGGGTAGAAACATCCTTTTGCTCATATATAAGTGAAATTATCTTCTTCTGACTGATCTACCCGCAGAACCAGAACTTCTTCCTGCACCAGAAGAAGGTGAAGCTCTGAAAGATGATCCTCCAGAATTATAAGAAGGTCTTCCGTAAGAATTGTTATTAAACGGATTTGAACTTCTTGTGTTATTGTATCTTTGTGATTTACTTGGCGTTCCTGCTGATCTAGCACCAGAAGAAGCCGTCGAAGGTGTTCTGTATCTTGATGGATACTTTAAACCTTTATTCGATTGTGCTAAACCTCTATTTCTAACACTGTTAGCATATGCTCTTTGTTCAGGAGACTGAGTAACATGGATTGGTCTATAACCCCAACCCATACCTGGATAACCCCAACCCATGCCAGGGTAGCGGCCAGCCATCATTGGATCGTACCAGCCCATACCTGGGTAACCCCTACCGTAGCCAGGGTATCCCATACCCCAACCCATGCCTGGATAACCCATTCCATAACCAGGGTAACCCATACCCCAGCCCATACCTGGATAACCCATGCCATAACCAGGGTACATTCCCATACCCATGCCCATGCCAATTCCTAAACCAAGTTGAAAAGCTGAATTATTTCCGAATCCTATACCAACACTTGTACCAGTACCAAATGTACCTGCACTCATGCCTATATTAATAGAAGGATTTGAGAAAAATCCACCTTTTTTAGATGTTTTTCCTGCTTGTTCGGCGATACTCATTCCTTGAGTAGCTTCCATGTAAGCATTTCCTTCTGTAGGTATTGATGAAGGAATTACTCCTTCTTCTGTTACATAATAATTATATCCATATCCAGAACCTGCACCGTCTGGATTAGAAAATCTACTTTGTGGGTTTTGTCTTTCCGGTGTAGCTGGAAAACTATGCATCCCCATATCAACTGGAACAGCTGCAGGCTTTGCACTTAATACCTCTCTATCCGCTTTAGTGAAGTACATATCATCAAACTCTTGAGCTTGTGCAGAAGCGACGATGAATAGTGTACTGAGAGCGGTGCATATCCATTTATTCATAATAAACGTAGTTACATCGGTTTTTAATCAATATGAGGTTAAAAAATTATTATATTTGCAAACCTCTTGTCGAAGCATGATTAGGTTTCTGTTTAGCTTCATTACAAATATAACAATTTTAAGCTAACATTCCCTAACTTTATCTCTACAAGAGAGTTAAAAGAGGTTATAACAATTTACAGATAATAAATATATCATGGCAAAAGGCTTACCGAAGAGAGGCGATGATCACTCGGCGTGGTACAACGAGTTAGTAAAAAAGGCAGATTTAGCTGAAAACTCAGCAGTAAGAGGCTGTATGGTTATCAAACCTTATGGTTACGCTATCTGGGAAAAAATGCAACAAACATTAGACAAGATGTTCAAAGATACAGGACACTCTAATGCTTATTTCCCTTTACTTATCCCGAAATCTTACCTAAGCAAAGAGGCTGATCACGTAGATGGTTTCGCCAAAGAATGTGCAGTAGTGACTCACTACCGTTTAAAAAATGCTGAAGATGGATCTGGAGTTGTTGTTGACCCTGAAGCTAAACTAGACGAAGAATTAATCGTACGTCCTACATCGGAGACTGTTATTTGGAGTACTTATAAAAACTGGATCCAATCATATAGAGATCTTCCTTTATTAGTCAACCAATGGGCAAACGTAATGCGTTGGGAAATGCGTACTCGTTTATTCCTAAGAACTTCTGAATTCTTATGGCAAGAAGGTCACACGGCTCACGCTACTGAAAGAGAAGCAATTGCTGAAACAAAACAAATGTTGGAGGTATATGCTGATTTTGCAGAAAACTTTATGGGTGTTCCAGTGGTAAAAGGTGTAAAAACTGCTAATGAACGTTTTGCGGGTGCGGTAGATACTTTCTGTATTGAGGCAATGATGCAAGATGGTAAAGCATTACAAGCAGGTACTTCTCACTTCTTGGGTCAAAACTTCGCCAAAGCATTTGATGTAAAATTCTCAGATAAGGACAATAAACTAGAGCATGTTTGGGGTACTTCTTGGGGTGTTTCTACTCGTTTAATGGGTGCTTTAATCATGGCACACTCAGATGACGAAGGTTTAGTACTTCCTCCAAAATTAGCTCCTATCCAAGTGGTTATTGTACCGATTTATAAGGGTGAAGATCAATTGGAAGCTATTGCTGAAAAAATCAAACCAATCCAAAAAGAACTTCAGAAATTAGGAGTATCTGTGAAATTCGACGATAGAGATTCTCTTCGTCCAGGTTTCAAATTTGCTGATTGGGAATTAAAAGGTGTTCCCGTTCGTATCGCAATGGGTCAGCGTGACTTAGAAAATGGTACTGTAGAAATTGCTCGTCGTGATACTAAAGAGAAAAATACGTATCAGCTAGATGGTATTGTTGAAACAGTTCAACAATTATTGGAGGATATCCAAGAAAACATCTTCAAAAAAGCACTTGATTATAGAGATACACACATCACTAAAGCAGATACTTTTGATGAGTTCAAAGACCTTTTAGAAAACAAAGGTGGATTTATATCTGCTCACTGGGATGGAACAACAGAAACAGAAGAAAAAATCAAAGAATTAACAAAGGCAACAATTCGTTGTATTCCTTTAAATAACGAGCAAGAAGAGGGCAAGTGTATTTACACTGGCAATCCTTCTACTCAACGTGTGCTTTTCGCTAAGGCATACTAATTCTTGATCAAAATATATTTTCATGGATAGTACTCGTAATTTACTTGTACTATCCTTTTCTTTTAAATAAGAACATGATTAAGTTTATATATTAATCAGGTTCGATTAGAATATATCTTCAGAATAAATTATGGAATTAAATCCAGTAATCATCATTGGTGCAAGCGGTTTAGGTAAAGCTGCTCTTGATATCTTTAAAAGCCAAGGAATAATGGTGTATTGTTTCCTTGATGGCAATGAAGAACTTCATGGTGCGGAAATAGGGGATGTTACCGTAATGGGTGCTCCTACCAACGATTTCTTGAAACATATTGGTAAAAAGTGCGATGCTTTTGTTGCTATAGAAGAGTTAGACACTCGTCAGAGTATTATCAAAGTAGTAAAGGAACGCCGTAAGGTGATGCCTGTAAATGCGATCCATAAAGATTCTAGCATCGCTGAATCTGCATTTATTGGATACGGCAACTTCATCAACGCTGGAGCTAGAATTGGATCTGACGTAAAAATGGCCGACCACTGTATCGTTCATTCCAATTCCGTATTAGAACACGATGCTCAATTGGATGAATTAGTAACAGTAGGCTCTGGAGCTATTATTGGTGCCGGTGCTCAAATTGGTAAAGGTGCACATATTGGTTCTGGTGCTATTATCGCTCCTAATGTAATCATTGGTGAAGGTGCTCAAGTAGGACCTGGCTCACTTGTTATGATGGAGGTTAAACCTAATACTACTGTATTTGGTATGCCTGCGAAAGAAATATAATTAGGTAATAACTAATAGGTAGTAGGTAATAAGAGTTCTCAAAACCATCTCTATTATCTACTACCTTTTTCTTAAAAAGCAATTATAGCTTTTACCTAACTATAAATACATCAAGTAATAAAAATAATAGCGAGCATTCCTTCCCCTATTACCTATTACCTATTACTTACTACTTATTACTTAAACAATGCGTCTCATCTCCCACCCTGTACTCTGCAACTATTACGTCACCTACAGGTGCAATGCAAAATGTCATTTTTGTGATATTTGGGAAAAGCCATCTCCTTACATTACCCTTGAAGACGCAAAAGCCAATTTTGAAGATTTAAAAAAATTAGGGGTAAAAGTAATTGACTTTACTGGAGGCGAACCACTTCTTCATCAACAACTCCATGAATTACTAGCATTGGCTAAAGATTATGGATTCATCACCACAGTTACTACCAATGCCTTACTTTATCCTAAAAGAGCAGAGCAATTAAAAGGGTTGATAGACATGCTTCACTTTAGCTTGGATAGTTTCGATAAAGAAAAACATGATACAGGACGAGGAGTAGCCTGCTACGACAAAGTAATTGAATCTATTGATATTGCTCGATCATTAGGGGAACGTCCCGATATTCTATTTACGGTCATGCCTGATAATTTAAATGAAATATCGGATGTTTATCAAAAAATCTCCAAGCCGAATGAATTAATCCTAATCCTCAACCCCATTTTTGAATATGATTCGATTGGCAGTCAATTATCCACCGATCAATTATCTGAATTAAAACAATGGGGAAAGAAAAAATGGATTTTTCTAAATGATGCTTTGATCGATTTAAGATTAGATGGAGGAAATAATATACATCAGCCTGTATGTAAAGCAGCAAGTAGCAGTATAGTTATATCTCCCAAGAACGAATTGATATTACCTTGCTATCATTTAGGTCAAGATCATTTTCCTATTGAAAATAACTTACACACCCTTTATAACTCAAAAAAAATTCAGGCAATCATTCCTAAAGAAGGACGATTACCTGAATGTGATTCTTGCACGATCAATTGCTATATGCAACCGTCGTTTAGCGTAAATATCAATAAGTATTTTTGGAAATCCCTTTCCAGTACATTTAAATACAATTGGTGGAAAGGAACATGGAAAAACCTATTCTAAACTTTCTTCTTACCATACATTCTAAACCCTACACCCCACTCTACAAAGTCAGCAATAAAGCCGCCAGGTGTTTTTA includes the following:
- the proS gene encoding proline--tRNA ligase, with translation MAKGLPKRGDDHSAWYNELVKKADLAENSAVRGCMVIKPYGYAIWEKMQQTLDKMFKDTGHSNAYFPLLIPKSYLSKEADHVDGFAKECAVVTHYRLKNAEDGSGVVVDPEAKLDEELIVRPTSETVIWSTYKNWIQSYRDLPLLVNQWANVMRWEMRTRLFLRTSEFLWQEGHTAHATEREAIAETKQMLEVYADFAENFMGVPVVKGVKTANERFAGAVDTFCIEAMMQDGKALQAGTSHFLGQNFAKAFDVKFSDKDNKLEHVWGTSWGVSTRLMGALIMAHSDDEGLVLPPKLAPIQVVIVPIYKGEDQLEAIAEKIKPIQKELQKLGVSVKFDDRDSLRPGFKFADWELKGVPVRIAMGQRDLENGTVEIARRDTKEKNTYQLDGIVETVQQLLEDIQENIFKKALDYRDTHITKADTFDEFKDLLENKGGFISAHWDGTTETEEKIKELTKATIRCIPLNNEQEEGKCIYTGNPSTQRVLFAKAY
- a CDS encoding NeuD/PglB/VioB family sugar acetyltransferase gives rise to the protein MELNPVIIIGASGLGKAALDIFKSQGIMVYCFLDGNEELHGAEIGDVTVMGAPTNDFLKHIGKKCDAFVAIEELDTRQSIIKVVKERRKVMPVNAIHKDSSIAESAFIGYGNFINAGARIGSDVKMADHCIVHSNSVLEHDAQLDELVTVGSGAIIGAGAQIGKGAHIGSGAIIAPNVIIGEGAQVGPGSLVMMEVKPNTTVFGMPAKEI
- the lpxD gene encoding UDP-3-O-(3-hydroxymyristoyl)glucosamine N-acyltransferase, whose amino-acid sequence is MKLEITVQQIAMLLQGEVVGGDANAKVSTIAKIQEGDEGAISFLANMKYEEFIYSTKVSAVIVSKSFVPKQEVPCAMIVVEDAYAGFTDLLTEYQRMLSLAKVGIEQPAFIDESVEMDKATAYVGAFTYISKGVKIGKNAKIHPQVFIGEGVEIGDNCVLYAGVKVCHGSKLGNNCTLQAGAVIGSDGFGFAPQKDGTYKTIPQIGNVILEDNVDVGANTVVDRATMGSTVLKKGVKLDNLIQIAHNVVIGSNTVIASQTGVSGSSEIGENCMVGGQVGVSGHIKVADRTMIAAQSGLAQGVEQAGTRIMGSPAIPSIEHLKSFAVYRKLPELQRIVRDLEKKVLSL
- a CDS encoding bifunctional UDP-3-O-[3-hydroxymyristoyl] N-acetylglucosamine deacetylase/3-hydroxyacyl-ACP dehydratase; amino-acid sequence: MYTKQHTIKEPVTVEGVGIHTGAISKMVFLPAEENHGYKFQRVDIEGQPTVDCDVDNVVDVSRGTTIEQDGARVNTVEHVLAALVGLQIDNVLIQIDGPEPPIMEGSSIKFVEALMEVGLEEQQSLRNFFEVPEGVFYKEDDRKVEIAALPLNDYRLTVMVDYNSPVLGSQHAALNNIEDFAAEIASSRTFCFLHEVEALRKANLIKGGNFNNAIVVVDQVVNQETLDDLAELFELPSVEVAEEGILNNVELRHPNEPARHKLLDMVGDLALVGRPIKGQILAARPGHAANVAFARKLKSLMLKSARKNVPTYDPLQAPIYDINQIEELLPHRYPFRLVDKITEITDKYVIGVKNVTINEEFFMGHFPSNPVMPGVLQIEAMGQTGGILVLNSVDNPANYWTYFVGVEECKFRRMVVPGDTLVIKCELLMPIRRGIAKMKGQAYVGDKLVTEAIMTASLVKKDNNA
- a CDS encoding OmpP1/FadL family transporter, whose product is MINNLTGRKLFILTIFFLVSMGTNGQTYLATGFYKDVVNFSQQNPMGTARVRGLGGAGVSLGGDFSHGVLNPAGLGFIRKSEYHFSAGMGFTGSSASGVGTSGTGNASKFFLPEFGIVWDHASVSDNGKGAGWRGGAFSISFNRLADYNQHISYTEDGTNRTSMLNYLEEAAFGVEKFRLDEAKSFYNQGYPFIALDEMAYYLDLIKPIYGDDDESYNYYYILDRDKNGFTNTPVSSRTQVEETRGGQYETSFAYGANYDDKFYIGAKVGIQYTNYHKTSSYVELRDSQLTYLGLNEDFRTNGWGINLQTGVIWRPIDALRIGATITSPTWHTMEDTYTATMTRDYNNYIWNDAKYQDAHFAGDDPSFVYNPEGKPLYNPNASDVDAKYNGRRSARHEEIRTTYNMNTPWRASGGFSTFFGKKGFLTVDVEYVGYTAMKINKMKTYYGPYSDGFPDNTEGDNEILNEEYRNTVNIRLGGEFRVNKNFNLRAGYAFYQDPQKEEYNLGVDKSKMLYSGGLGYRNKAFYIDMAVIYSQWKGLHSPYQLDANFVDENGNTVLIYPITDITNSRTEVIFSIGKRF
- a CDS encoding HD domain-containing protein, which gives rise to MYKIINDPIYGFVSIGSDLILELVNHPIFLRLTRIKQMGCSSVVYPGAQHTRFSHALGAMHLMKSAIESLARKGTSISAEEKEAAMIAILLHDVGHGPFSHALEKILLNVHHEELSLYLMHQLNKEMDGQLDMAIQMFTGEYPRHFFHQMVSSQLDMDRLDYLQRDCFFSGVIEGSVGANRIIKMLDVHDDEIVILEKGIYSIDRFLNARRMMYWQVYLHRTGLAAELMLQNIIKRAKYLIEQGKELMCDPDLGFFLKNSISKKNFESDPKILEHYLQLDDYNIWNVIKSWQTSGDRVLEVLVKGILQRKLFDCELSHEEFDQNKIDTVKKSLLDKNFSEEEIGYLCLHGKVSNAAYTSDKQNIKVKMKSGDILDISNASDLSNIEALTKIVTKYYLCQPKVVS
- a CDS encoding radical SAM protein, giving the protein MRLISHPVLCNYYVTYRCNAKCHFCDIWEKPSPYITLEDAKANFEDLKKLGVKVIDFTGGEPLLHQQLHELLALAKDYGFITTVTTNALLYPKRAEQLKGLIDMLHFSLDSFDKEKHDTGRGVACYDKVIESIDIARSLGERPDILFTVMPDNLNEISDVYQKISKPNELILILNPIFEYDSIGSQLSTDQLSELKQWGKKKWIFLNDALIDLRLDGGNNIHQPVCKAASSSIVISPKNELILPCYHLGQDHFPIENNLHTLYNSKKIQAIIPKEGRLPECDSCTINCYMQPSFSVNINKYFWKSLSSTFKYNWWKGTWKNLF